Proteins from a single region of Oncorhynchus keta strain PuntledgeMale-10-30-2019 chromosome 20, Oket_V2, whole genome shotgun sequence:
- the matn1 gene encoding cartilage matrix protein isoform X2: MIPSPPLFLLLLGLMGAHATPPVSVDLRTAAAMAAGLCNTRPTDLVFIVDSSRSVRPSEFEQVKVFLAKVIEGLDVGPDATRVGVVNYASRVKNELSLKTHKTKAGLVKAVTKIEPLSTGTMTGLAIQFALNVAFSEAEGARVKSPDISKVAIIVTDGRPQDNVKDVAARARDAGIELYAIGVGRVDLNTLKQIASEQLDDHVDYVESYSVIEKLTKKFQEAFCACSNAATDVVFLIDGSKSVRPENFELVKKWINQIVDKLDVSETKAHVGLVQYSSSVKQEFPLGRYNNKKDLKDAVKKMAYMERGTMTGQALRYLTDSSFAPAGGARPGVAKVGIVFTDGRSQDYIGDAAKKAKEQGFRMYAVGVGNAVEDELREIASQPTGEHYFYTADFKAMTAIAKKLQINICQEEDPCECDSVVKFQKKVEEALQALTKKLEGVSKRIAALENKIV, encoded by the exons ATGATACCCTCTCCGCCATTGTTCCTGTTGCTGCTCGGCCTCATGGGAGCGCATGCCACCCCTCCCGTGTCCGTGGACCTCCGCACCGCTGCCGCCATGG cGGCAGGTCTGTGTAACACTCGCCCTACAGACCTGGTGTTCATCGTGGACAGCAGTAGGAGCGTGCGTCCGTCAGAGTTCGAGCAGGTCAAGGTGTTCCTGGCCAAGGTCATCGAGGGACTGGATGTTGGACCTGACGCCACACGGGTCGGAGTGGTCAACTATGCCAGCCGCGTcaagaatgag ctGTCTCTGAAGACCCATAAAACCAAGGCAGGTCTGGTAAAGGCTGTGACTAAGATTGAGCCCCTGTCCACTGGCACCATGACCGGCCTTGCTATCCAGTTCGCCCTCAACGTAGCTTTCAGCGAGGCTGAGGGCGCCCGCGTCAAGTCCCCAGACATCAGCAAG GTGGCCATCATTGTGACAGACGGTCGTCCCCAGGACAACGTAAAGGATGTGGCGGCACGTGCCCGGGATGCGGGTATCGAGCTATACGCCATTGGCGTAGGGCGTGTAGACCTGAATACGCTGAAGCAGATCGCCAGCGAGCAGCTGGACGACCACGTGGACTACGTAGAGAGCTACTCAGTCATCGAGAAACTCACCAAGAAGTTCCAGGAGGCTTTctgtg CCTGCAGTAATGCCGCCACAGACGTGGTGTTCCTGATCGATGGTTCTAAGAGTGTGCGTCCAGAGAACTTTGAGCTGGTCAAGAAGTGGATCAACCAGATCGTAGACAAACTGGACGTCTCCGAGACCAAGGCTCATGTTGGACTGGTCCAGTACTCCAGCTCTGtcaaacag GAGTTCCCTCTGGGACGTTACAACAACAAGAAAGACCTAAAGGACGCAGTGAAGAAGATGGCctacatggagagggggaccaTGACAGGACAGGCCCTGCGCTACCTGACCGACAGCAGCTTTGCACCAGCCGGTGGGGCACGGCCCGGGGTGGCCAAGGTCGGCATTGTGTTCACCGATGGACGTAGCCAGGACTACATCGGAGACGCCGCCAAGAAGGCCAAGGAGCAAg gtttTAGGATGTATGCTGTGGGCGTGGGTAATGCTGTAGAGGATGAGTTGAGGGAGATAGCATCACAGCCAACAGGAGAACACTACTTCTACACTGCAGACTTTAAAGCCATGACAGCCATCGCTAAGAAGCTGCAGATAAACATCTGTCaag AGGAGGACCCATGTGAATGTGACTCTGTCGTTAAGTTCCAGAaaaaagtagaagaagccttacAGGCACTTACGAAAAAAC TGGAGGGCGTGTCGAAGAGGATCGCTGCACTGGAGAACAAGATTGTCTga
- the matn1 gene encoding cartilage matrix protein isoform X1 has protein sequence MIPSPPLFLLLLGLMGAHATPPVSVDLRTAAAMAAGLCNTRPTDLVFIVDSSRSVRPSEFEQVKVFLAKVIEGLDVGPDATRVGVVNYASRVKNELSLKTHKTKAGLVKAVTKIEPLSTGTMTGLAIQFALNVAFSEAEGARVKSPDISKVAIIVTDGRPQDNVKDVAARARDAGIELYAIGVGRVDLNTLKQIASEQLDDHVDYVESYSVIEKLTKKFQEAFCVADLCATGDHDCQQVCISAPGSFKCACKEGFSLLEDGKSCSACSNAATDVVFLIDGSKSVRPENFELVKKWINQIVDKLDVSETKAHVGLVQYSSSVKQEFPLGRYNNKKDLKDAVKKMAYMERGTMTGQALRYLTDSSFAPAGGARPGVAKVGIVFTDGRSQDYIGDAAKKAKEQGFRMYAVGVGNAVEDELREIASQPTGEHYFYTADFKAMTAIAKKLQINICQEEDPCECDSVVKFQKKVEEALQALTKKLEGVSKRIAALENKIV, from the exons ATGATACCCTCTCCGCCATTGTTCCTGTTGCTGCTCGGCCTCATGGGAGCGCATGCCACCCCTCCCGTGTCCGTGGACCTCCGCACCGCTGCCGCCATGG cGGCAGGTCTGTGTAACACTCGCCCTACAGACCTGGTGTTCATCGTGGACAGCAGTAGGAGCGTGCGTCCGTCAGAGTTCGAGCAGGTCAAGGTGTTCCTGGCCAAGGTCATCGAGGGACTGGATGTTGGACCTGACGCCACACGGGTCGGAGTGGTCAACTATGCCAGCCGCGTcaagaatgag ctGTCTCTGAAGACCCATAAAACCAAGGCAGGTCTGGTAAAGGCTGTGACTAAGATTGAGCCCCTGTCCACTGGCACCATGACCGGCCTTGCTATCCAGTTCGCCCTCAACGTAGCTTTCAGCGAGGCTGAGGGCGCCCGCGTCAAGTCCCCAGACATCAGCAAG GTGGCCATCATTGTGACAGACGGTCGTCCCCAGGACAACGTAAAGGATGTGGCGGCACGTGCCCGGGATGCGGGTATCGAGCTATACGCCATTGGCGTAGGGCGTGTAGACCTGAATACGCTGAAGCAGATCGCCAGCGAGCAGCTGGACGACCACGTGGACTACGTAGAGAGCTACTCAGTCATCGAGAAACTCACCAAGAAGTTCCAGGAGGCTTTctgtg TGGCGGACCTGTGTGCCACTGGAGATCATGACTGTCAGCAGGTATGCATCAGCGCACCAGGGTCATTCAAGTGTGCCTGCAAGGAGGGCTTCAGTCTACTGGAGGATGGCAAAAGCTGCagcg CCTGCAGTAATGCCGCCACAGACGTGGTGTTCCTGATCGATGGTTCTAAGAGTGTGCGTCCAGAGAACTTTGAGCTGGTCAAGAAGTGGATCAACCAGATCGTAGACAAACTGGACGTCTCCGAGACCAAGGCTCATGTTGGACTGGTCCAGTACTCCAGCTCTGtcaaacag GAGTTCCCTCTGGGACGTTACAACAACAAGAAAGACCTAAAGGACGCAGTGAAGAAGATGGCctacatggagagggggaccaTGACAGGACAGGCCCTGCGCTACCTGACCGACAGCAGCTTTGCACCAGCCGGTGGGGCACGGCCCGGGGTGGCCAAGGTCGGCATTGTGTTCACCGATGGACGTAGCCAGGACTACATCGGAGACGCCGCCAAGAAGGCCAAGGAGCAAg gtttTAGGATGTATGCTGTGGGCGTGGGTAATGCTGTAGAGGATGAGTTGAGGGAGATAGCATCACAGCCAACAGGAGAACACTACTTCTACACTGCAGACTTTAAAGCCATGACAGCCATCGCTAAGAAGCTGCAGATAAACATCTGTCaag AGGAGGACCCATGTGAATGTGACTCTGTCGTTAAGTTCCAGAaaaaagtagaagaagccttacAGGCACTTACGAAAAAAC TGGAGGGCGTGTCGAAGAGGATCGCTGCACTGGAGAACAAGATTGTCTga
- the LOC127909898 gene encoding homeobox protein Dlx3b-like codes for MDDMREAADDYDCPSLLCDEQEDEEEESYRGDDETGGEEGGDIEEWDTGQRGGERVEEEEENGGEMEKNGEMGEDGVTEREKESEVVVDFEEEGGEMEKRQLRKRIGRAEKEEEAVLIEDRRGSEEEMKDRRERDGKVEEEKKQKGVMGPALSLDLVGVTTDPVGMTTTTHEDSGYLSSGMGFYCPPGPLLFHTQPKPHPQPLLPSGVKRPHSVSPPPTQSLQVKVTRVYSTRRSIGYSARGRGQVLPLPLLPAVTMGDPSLLPSLPKKKTRTLYSTDQLEQLEGMFQEDHYPDGEKRKEIAATVGVTPQRIMVWFQNRRAKWRKASRSAVKPEHKQTCSRLPDPNPTSLLAPHPRAAAGHIAPFLPPAGLSLPPPPTTQALPSYSTLLASLSSSPTGRSVGERATVRTSGRVSGAPTSYHV; via the exons ACTGCCCAAGCCTCCTgtgtgatgaacaggaggatgaagaggaggagagttaCCGTGGAGATGATGAGaccggaggagaggaggggggagatatAGAAGAATGGGACACTGgacaaagaggaggagagagagtggaggaggaagaagagaatggaggagagatggagaagaatggagagatgggTGAGGATGGAGTaacagaaagagaaaaggagagtgagGTGGTAGTTGATtttgaagaggagggaggggagatggagaagagacagTTGAGAAAGAGGATAGGGAGGGCAGAAAAAGAGGAGGAGGCAGTGTTAATTGAGGATAGGAGAGGGAGTGAAGAGGAGATgaaggacagaagagagagagatgggaaggtaGAGGAGGAAAAAAAACAGAAAGGTGTGATGGGGCCTGCTCTGTCTCTTGATCTTGTCGGCGTGACAACTGACCCTGTCGGCATGACGACCACCACTCATGAGGACTCTGGGTACCTGAGCTCTGGGATGGGGTTCTACTGTCCCCCCGGACCGCTCCTATTCCACACCCAGCCTAAACCACACCCCCAACCCCTTCTGCCCAGTGGGGTGAAGCGTCCACATAGTGTCAGCCCCCCTCCCACCCAAAGCCTACAG GTAAAGGTGACTCGAGTGTACTCTACTCGCCGTTCGATTGGCTACAGCGCCCGGGGGCGTGGCCAGGTGCTTCCCCTCCCCCTGTTGCCAGCGGTAACCATGGGAGACCCCTCCCTATTGCCCTCCCTGCCCAAGAAGAAGACAAGAACACTCTACAGcactg accagtTGGAGCAGCTAGAGGGAATGTTCCAGGAGGACCACTAcccagatggagagaagaggaaggagattgCCGCCACGGTGGGCGTCACACCCCAGAGGATCATG GTGTGGTTTCAGAACCGTAGGGCCAAGTGGAGGAAGGCCAGTCGTTCTGCAGTGAAGCCAGAACACAAACAGACCTGCAGCCGCCTCCCTGACCCCAACCCTACCTCGCTCCTTGCACCACACCCTAG GGCAGCTGCAGGACACATcgcccccttcctccctcctgctggtctctctttacctccccctcCTACCACCCAGGCACTCCCTTCCTACAGCACCCTGCTAGCCAGCCTCTCATCCAGCCCTACAG GCAGGTCAGTAGGAGAGAGGGCCACCGTCAGGACCTCAGGGAGGGTCAGTGGAGCACCTACCTCCTATCATGTATAG